The following proteins come from a genomic window of Synergistota bacterium:
- a CDS encoding DUF2993 domain-containing protein, translated as MTLKKFFLLCSVAYMLVISNPTFSQENPSEAFKCALEKLFSPKKIEFCAENCSQNFFKKIYIKAEEAITSELPLEMVEIEAEDVEFNSPEEWKEGNIKILSVKNIKLIMLVTEENLNKFLSEKIRKNNIDGLRKANVKIKRDFLYLAASYQIDGLPLRILVELKSKLGIEESKIVLKDYKLYLSGLAAGDDFTYHLLSKINPVFDLKKLPFPVEHAQIEQSDGKIIIRTTELPHKPTSLSFTWRDNSNPTHIRN; from the coding sequence ATGACATTAAAGAAATTTTTTCTTTTGTGTTCTGTAGCTTATATGCTTGTGATCTCGAATCCTACTTTCTCTCAAGAAAATCCAAGTGAAGCATTCAAATGTGCTTTAGAAAAACTATTCTCCCCTAAAAAAATAGAATTTTGTGCAGAAAATTGTTCTCAAAATTTTTTCAAAAAGATATATATAAAAGCTGAGGAAGCAATAACATCTGAGTTACCTTTAGAAATGGTAGAAATCGAAGCGGAAGATGTAGAGTTTAACTCCCCTGAGGAATGGAAGGAAGGAAATATAAAAATTTTAAGCGTGAAAAACATCAAGCTAATCATGTTAGTAACGGAAGAAAATCTAAACAAATTCCTTAGCGAAAAAATTAGGAAAAACAATATAGATGGACTTAGAAAGGCTAATGTAAAAATTAAACGGGACTTCCTTTATCTTGCTGCTTCATATCAAATAGATGGGCTACCCTTAAGAATCCTAGTCGAGCTGAAAAGCAAATTAGGTATAGAAGAAAGTAAAATTGTATTAAAGGATTATAAACTTTATTTAAGTGGGCTAGCTGCAGGTGATGATTTCACCTACCACCTTTTAAGCAAAATCAATCCTGTATTCGACTTAAAAAAACTTCCATTTCCAGTTGAACATGCTCAAATAGAACAATCTGATGGGAAAATAATTATCAGAACAACAG